The Solibacillus sp. FSL W7-1464 genome contains a region encoding:
- a CDS encoding acyltransferase family protein, whose translation MNKKRITWVDITKGFLMILVVIGHYPGELEFPLAKYIYWFHMPAFFILSGLFFKPILDKKEIKLTVYKRFMQLIFPYLFFLASITFVRYGMEMFSGNLDLKWYLNDLWTLAVGGRFIRGAYGVFWFVTTLFFTYLLFIWLTTYFNRMKQFIILGLFYVIAHFESIIAMNFFSGKPSEAAQSIPMVWNIDVALMAIVYFAVGYYFKELWMNISKRWMGTAIFLSATAIMLENFNIIDYRLSMKFLRYDHIILDLVIPISFTIVLVGSFQLLAEKLSLNWLLKIENHSLTIMYLHIFADIILNDYFTYGLIGYTLIGIFIPIIVSISIKTWLPYGTILLGGFSIKKEKTPIPT comes from the coding sequence ATGAACAAAAAACGGATAACGTGGGTGGATATTACGAAGGGCTTCTTAATGATCCTTGTCGTCATCGGGCATTATCCAGGAGAGCTTGAATTTCCACTCGCGAAATATATTTACTGGTTTCATATGCCTGCATTTTTCATATTAAGCGGTTTGTTCTTTAAGCCGATTTTAGATAAAAAGGAGATAAAGCTTACGGTTTACAAGCGTTTCATGCAATTAATCTTTCCTTACCTATTTTTCCTTGCGAGTATTACATTCGTCCGTTATGGAATGGAGATGTTTTCAGGCAATTTGGATTTAAAATGGTATCTTAATGACTTATGGACACTTGCCGTAGGGGGACGTTTTATTCGCGGAGCATATGGTGTTTTCTGGTTTGTGACAACCTTATTCTTCACATACTTATTATTCATATGGTTGACGACCTACTTCAATCGGATGAAACAATTTATCATTCTCGGACTCTTTTATGTTATCGCACATTTTGAGAGTATCATCGCTATGAACTTCTTTAGCGGCAAGCCATCTGAAGCAGCACAATCGATTCCAATGGTTTGGAACATCGATGTGGCACTGATGGCAATCGTCTATTTTGCAGTCGGGTATTATTTTAAAGAATTATGGATGAATATTTCAAAACGGTGGATGGGTACGGCCATATTCCTGAGTGCAACGGCGATAATGCTCGAAAACTTCAATATCATCGATTATCGACTAAGCATGAAGTTCTTACGGTATGACCATATTATATTGGATTTGGTCATTCCCATATCATTTACAATCGTATTAGTAGGATCCTTCCAGTTGCTCGCAGAAAAACTGTCGCTCAACTGGCTGCTGAAAATAGAAAATCACTCGCTTACTATCATGTATCTGCATATATTTGCGGATATTATATTAAATGATTATTTCACATATGGGCTTATCGGTTACACATTGATCGGGATATTCATTCCTATCATTGTTTCAATTTCAATAAAAACATGGCTGCCGTACGGGACAATTCTACTTGGCGGTTTTTCAATCAAGAAAGAAAAGACCCCTATACCTACGTAA
- a CDS encoding diguanylate cyclase, with the protein MFFELTINFSILFCFTILIFWPFIQYEDNPFIHKYKSIIVGVTFGCAAFILTALATPYAHGMLINNRIIFVLFSGLLGGPVSMFITGFMIVISRYVLLYTSILSFIIMLNTLVVTVIACYFALKRPITFQNLPIYFFIITIEHIIILLIYDRFEINTLFYLILYFVVSTFTFYAVRKILMQLEHKNKQIKQIYALKKTDLLTQLPNNIAIEQKLLSYVNAKIPFELLHIDIRHFRELNYMYHYKAGDEILVQISQLIKDQLPEKALIGRIDSDEFYVVLPQMAPAEAITLAYSINKSVQQLTFENYPSSELTLAIGICSFPQNGQTVKELYRFSNEALLKAKQQATIQICHYNQIKQRY; encoded by the coding sequence ATGTTTTTTGAGCTGACAATCAACTTTTCAATTCTGTTTTGCTTTACAATTTTAATTTTCTGGCCCTTCATTCAATATGAAGATAACCCTTTCATCCATAAATATAAGTCCATCATCGTCGGTGTGACTTTCGGTTGTGCCGCATTTATATTGACTGCATTGGCCACTCCTTATGCTCACGGGATGCTGATAAATAATCGGATTATTTTTGTGCTTTTCAGTGGTTTGCTTGGGGGACCTGTTTCAATGTTTATTACAGGTTTTATGATTGTAATTAGTCGGTATGTTTTATTGTACACATCAATATTGTCTTTCATTATCATGCTGAATACTTTAGTAGTGACCGTCATTGCATGCTATTTCGCATTAAAACGCCCCATTACGTTTCAAAATTTACCAATCTATTTTTTCATCATAACAATCGAACACATTATTATCCTGCTTATTTATGACCGATTTGAAATAAATACTCTGTTCTATTTAATACTTTACTTTGTTGTTTCAACCTTCACTTTTTACGCGGTCAGAAAAATATTAATGCAGCTTGAACATAAAAATAAACAAATCAAACAAATCTATGCGCTAAAGAAAACGGATTTGCTTACACAGCTGCCGAATAATATAGCGATTGAACAGAAGTTATTGTCTTATGTGAATGCAAAAATACCTTTTGAACTGCTTCATATCGATATTCGCCATTTTCGCGAATTGAATTATATGTATCACTATAAAGCCGGCGATGAAATACTTGTACAAATCTCACAACTAATAAAAGACCAGCTTCCGGAAAAAGCGCTTATCGGACGAATTGATAGTGATGAGTTTTATGTTGTGCTGCCACAGATGGCACCTGCAGAAGCGATAACTTTAGCCTATTCAATTAATAAATCTGTGCAGCAGCTTACTTTTGAAAATTATCCGTCCAGCGAGCTTACTCTTGCAATTGGCATCTGCTCATTTCCGCAAAATGGACAGACTGTCAAAGAGCTTTACCGCTTTTCAAATGAAGCCTTGTTAAAAGCAAAGCAACAGGCAACTATTCAGATCTGCCATTATAACCAAATTAAACAGCGATATTAA
- a CDS encoding GGDEF domain-containing protein — MLIEILSYFCILFTFTLLIYWPFINHFKQTPFINRTLPYVVGVKFGVTGLVLTFSAVHLTNDFMMNIQYIPVLYSGLLGGPFAILISGLIIGTGLFFLPYLALVPMILNINFIVLVVTLFFVTRKYKMTTKNIFLFFWVCFIETFIALFLGLCFHTKSFEYLLLYGIFTIFSFYFIYIVIRQIKLANDTVKQTTHLKKIDFLTQLPNNKENEKQIQNLLKKKSPFNLLLVDIRDFKLLNLQYGFSTGDLVIKELAQQLMEYAKKNGAYVGRLGGEEFLLILRDVPPAIAVVEANNLINMIAQQPFEISADLSFHISVSVGISSYPDNGQTSLELLENLVVAKQQAKTKLSSYFHINNLK, encoded by the coding sequence ATGTTAATTGAAATATTATCTTACTTCTGTATATTATTTACGTTTACACTTTTAATTTACTGGCCATTTATCAACCATTTTAAACAAACGCCATTCATCAACCGGACGCTTCCCTATGTAGTAGGAGTGAAATTTGGTGTAACGGGTCTTGTTCTGACTTTCTCGGCTGTCCACCTTACGAATGATTTCATGATGAACATTCAGTATATTCCGGTGTTATACAGTGGGCTATTAGGCGGGCCATTTGCTATTCTGATCAGTGGTCTGATTATAGGAACCGGACTGTTTTTCCTGCCATATTTGGCATTGGTACCGATGATCCTGAATATTAATTTTATCGTTCTTGTTGTGACGTTATTCTTTGTCACAAGGAAATATAAAATGACGACTAAAAATATTTTTTTATTTTTTTGGGTTTGCTTTATAGAAACATTTATCGCATTATTTCTCGGGCTTTGCTTCCATACTAAAAGCTTTGAATACTTACTGCTCTATGGCATTTTTACGATTTTTTCATTTTATTTCATATACATTGTCATTCGCCAAATTAAACTTGCCAATGATACGGTAAAACAGACGACTCATCTGAAAAAGATCGATTTTTTAACACAATTACCGAACAATAAAGAAAATGAAAAACAAATTCAAAACCTGCTTAAAAAGAAATCCCCATTCAATTTATTGCTCGTGGATATTCGAGATTTTAAATTGCTCAATTTGCAGTATGGTTTTTCCACAGGTGATCTTGTTATTAAAGAACTTGCCCAACAACTGATGGAATATGCCAAAAAAAATGGCGCTTATGTCGGCCGATTGGGCGGTGAGGAGTTTCTTCTGATTTTAAGGGATGTGCCTCCTGCTATTGCAGTTGTAGAGGCCAATAATCTAATTAATATGATTGCCCAACAGCCGTTCGAAATATCCGCAGATTTATCTTTTCATATTTCCGTATCGGTAGGAATTAGTTCCTATCCTGATAATGGACAAACATCTTTGGAGCTACTTGAAAATTTAGTGGTAGCAAAACAGCAGGCAAAAACAAAACTATCTTCTTATTTCCATATAAATAATTTAAAATAA
- a CDS encoding DUF1934 domain-containing protein, whose protein sequence is MANESGKTVKIKLVSSIIPTEGELEQYEMWLEGSCVEKGNSHYLRYEEVQEDLQIQTTIKLNETNSFIMRKGGVNMRLPLNPDLRENGHYESPFGSLPLVTDTHQLAIEVVQNEKVSGQFKTHYDLIIGGNSVGHYKLDIQFTEV, encoded by the coding sequence ATGGCGAACGAGAGCGGGAAAACAGTCAAAATCAAACTAGTTTCCTCCATCATTCCAACCGAGGGCGAGCTTGAACAATATGAAATGTGGCTTGAAGGCAGTTGTGTAGAAAAAGGCAACAGCCATTATCTGCGCTATGAGGAAGTTCAGGAGGATCTGCAGATTCAGACGACGATCAAACTAAATGAAACGAATTCGTTTATTATGCGAAAAGGCGGTGTGAACATGCGTTTGCCTTTAAATCCGGACTTACGCGAGAATGGTCATTATGAAAGTCCATTTGGTTCATTACCTCTTGTTACCGATACACATCAGTTAGCCATTGAAGTAGTACAAAACGAAAAAGTGTCAGGGCAATTTAAAACGCATTATGACCTTATCATAGGTGGCAATTCAGTTGGCCATTACAAATTAGACATTCAATTTACGGAGGTATAA
- the argS gene encoding arginine--tRNA ligase encodes MNAVEQLQQSIKAALKAAIDQAGLVETGTEINIHLETPKDKANGDFATNIAMQLTKLAKKPPRAIAEAILEHLTTEGTDIEKVEIAGPGFMNITVRKDFLASVVTAAFEQGENYGRSTAGAGEKVQVEFVSANPTGDLHLGHARGASVGDSLCNVLDFAGFDVSREYYINDAGNQINNLAYSLEARYKQALGMDAEMPEDGYHGPDIIGIAGKLAEEFGATILDKSDEERFKFFREHGLKLELAKLQTDLKNFRVEFDVWYSETSLYENGKIDVALDKLKANGHVFDEEGATWFRSTTFGDDKDRVLIKNDGSYTYLTPDIAYHEDKLHRGFNKLINIWGADHHGYIPRMKAAIEALGYDRGTLEVDIIQMVQLYKNGEKFKMSKRTGNAVTMRELVEEVGLDAVRYFFVKTAGDSHMDFDLDLAVSQSNENPVYYAQYAHARISSILRAANEQGFEASLENLNLLTAEKEEDVLKKVGAFPQIVADAAKHRTPHRIANYIQDLAAAFHSFYNAEKVLNQDNKELTEARLALITAVKTTLANALKLIGVSAPEKM; translated from the coding sequence ATGAACGCAGTAGAACAATTACAGCAATCGATTAAAGCGGCATTAAAAGCGGCAATCGATCAAGCAGGCCTGGTAGAAACGGGCACAGAAATCAACATTCATTTAGAAACACCAAAGGATAAAGCAAACGGTGACTTTGCAACAAATATTGCAATGCAATTAACTAAGCTTGCTAAAAAGCCGCCACGTGCAATTGCAGAAGCGATTTTAGAACATTTAACGACTGAAGGCACAGACATCGAGAAGGTCGAAATTGCCGGACCGGGTTTCATGAATATTACAGTTCGTAAAGACTTCCTGGCAAGTGTTGTGACAGCAGCATTTGAACAAGGCGAAAACTATGGCCGTTCAACTGCAGGCGCAGGAGAAAAAGTACAGGTCGAGTTCGTATCGGCTAACCCGACTGGCGACTTGCATTTAGGCCATGCGCGCGGTGCTTCTGTAGGGGATTCATTATGTAATGTATTGGATTTTGCCGGTTTTGACGTATCACGTGAATATTATATAAATGATGCAGGTAACCAAATTAATAACCTGGCGTATTCTTTGGAAGCACGTTATAAGCAAGCATTAGGAATGGATGCGGAAATGCCGGAAGACGGTTACCACGGTCCTGATATTATCGGAATTGCCGGTAAGCTTGCTGAAGAATTCGGTGCAACAATTCTGGACAAGTCTGATGAAGAACGCTTTAAATTTTTCCGTGAGCACGGCTTGAAACTGGAATTGGCGAAACTGCAAACCGACCTTAAAAACTTCCGTGTTGAATTTGATGTTTGGTATTCAGAAACATCTTTATATGAAAACGGAAAAATCGATGTAGCGTTAGACAAACTAAAAGCAAATGGCCATGTATTTGATGAAGAAGGCGCGACTTGGTTCCGTTCAACAACATTCGGTGATGACAAAGACCGTGTATTAATTAAAAACGATGGTTCTTACACATATTTAACACCGGATATTGCTTACCATGAAGATAAATTGCACCGCGGATTTAATAAGCTGATCAATATTTGGGGCGCTGACCACCACGGCTATATTCCACGTATGAAAGCGGCGATCGAAGCACTTGGCTATGACCGCGGTACATTGGAAGTAGATATTATCCAAATGGTTCAGCTGTACAAAAACGGCGAGAAATTCAAGATGAGTAAACGTACAGGGAATGCTGTAACGATGCGTGAATTAGTGGAAGAAGTAGGCTTGGATGCTGTACGTTATTTCTTCGTTAAAACAGCAGGGGATTCACATATGGACTTCGATTTGGACTTAGCGGTATCGCAGTCGAACGAAAATCCGGTATATTACGCACAGTATGCACATGCTCGTATCTCATCAATTTTACGTGCAGCAAACGAGCAAGGTTTCGAGGCATCATTGGAAAACCTGAACTTGCTAACAGCAGAAAAAGAAGAAGATGTGCTTAAAAAAGTCGGCGCATTCCCGCAAATCGTGGCAGATGCAGCGAAACACCGCACACCACACCGAATCGCAAACTATATTCAGGACTTGGCAGCTGCATTCCATAGTTTCTACAATGCAGAAAAAGTATTGAACCAAGATAACAAAGAGCTGACAGAAGCACGTTTAGCATTAATTACAGCAGTAAAAACTACATTGGCGAATGCACTGAAACTAATCGGCGTAAGCGCACCGGAAAAAATGTAA
- a CDS encoding acyl-CoA dehydrogenase family protein, protein MSKDLFIQTDEQRQWLKKLETIADSVKKHAQQTDEEAVFPFENFKKLRDIGYTKMTLPKKYGGDGFTVYDAVLLHETLSSYCGSTGLAASWTVQNVGEIFENRYWDEQKLVWFGKQIAKGATVNRAVSEFAMGSPVRGGRPGTTAKRDGDSYIINGRKNYTSGAPDLDYFLVSAWVEEDNHLGFFLIPKTAAGVSVENTWDVASMRGTGSDDLVLENVRVDVSDLVEIPGYSTGFKLNGWLLLIPATYLGIAQAARDYAVDFANSHSPNSIQGTIAQLPNVQTLIGEMDLALTKARFTIYGVAQLYNNPAKKAAIINEVNIAKHVVTNTAIEVVDKAMRLVGAKSLQRSNPLQRYYRDVRAGLHNPPMDDITIKRLAETAIENNLKTKEVN, encoded by the coding sequence ATGAGCAAAGATTTATTTATTCAAACAGACGAGCAACGACAATGGTTGAAAAAGCTCGAAACAATAGCAGATAGTGTGAAAAAACATGCACAGCAGACAGATGAAGAAGCTGTCTTCCCGTTTGAAAATTTCAAAAAGCTGCGAGATATAGGTTACACGAAAATGACGTTGCCAAAAAAATATGGTGGTGATGGTTTTACAGTATACGATGCAGTGTTATTACACGAAACATTATCGAGCTATTGCGGCAGTACTGGTTTAGCCGCATCTTGGACGGTGCAAAACGTTGGTGAAATATTTGAAAACCGATACTGGGATGAACAAAAGCTGGTTTGGTTCGGGAAACAAATTGCAAAAGGTGCTACGGTCAATCGTGCAGTAAGTGAGTTTGCGATGGGTAGTCCCGTACGAGGCGGGCGACCAGGAACAACAGCAAAACGTGATGGTGATTCATACATTATAAACGGACGCAAAAATTACACGAGCGGTGCACCGGATTTAGACTATTTTTTAGTTTCAGCTTGGGTAGAGGAAGACAATCATTTAGGATTCTTTTTAATACCTAAAACGGCTGCTGGTGTATCGGTTGAAAACACATGGGATGTTGCATCAATGCGAGGTACAGGAAGCGATGATTTAGTTCTGGAAAATGTACGTGTAGATGTTTCTGATTTAGTTGAAATCCCTGGTTATTCTACAGGTTTTAAGTTAAATGGCTGGCTGTTATTAATTCCTGCTACTTATTTAGGAATCGCACAGGCAGCACGCGATTATGCAGTTGACTTTGCCAATAGCCACTCTCCGAACAGTATTCAAGGGACAATTGCTCAATTGCCGAATGTCCAGACGTTGATTGGAGAGATGGATTTAGCTCTGACAAAAGCTCGTTTTACGATTTACGGAGTGGCTCAACTTTATAATAATCCGGCGAAAAAGGCTGCCATCATCAATGAAGTGAATATCGCAAAACATGTCGTGACAAATACCGCCATTGAAGTTGTTGATAAGGCGATGCGACTGGTAGGGGCTAAAAGTTTGCAACGCTCGAATCCGTTACAGCGATATTACCGTGATGTGCGAGCTGGCCTGCACAATCCGCCAATGGATGATATTACGATTAAACGCTTGGCCGAAACGGCAATTGAAAATAATTTAAAAACGAAAGAGGTAAACTAA
- a CDS encoding transporter substrate-binding domain-containing protein, with protein sequence MKIQKFIKLASLGVAAVTILAACGNEPDSSSATTTSNKDGVTVVKVAYDQAGKPMTFLDESGNATGYDVEVMKLVDEALPEYEFEFVGTTNDDLLIGVEQGKYHAGVKNAFWTEERTQKYIFPQEFLGLSSAGLVLKKENENIKNLSDFASAGYTLAPIAANNAQYTVIAEYNEANPDNPVKLQAGEEFTVDVVQWVNEGRVDGGVQIEGAFTGQVLTEGGPYYHLKDEVVYNEFAVIKTWPLFNKKQQDFADAYDKAIAEIKETDALRELSKEFYGKDLFEVLESVNR encoded by the coding sequence ATGAAAATCCAAAAATTTATTAAGCTGGCATCTTTAGGCGTTGCGGCTGTAACAATTTTAGCAGCTTGCGGAAATGAACCGGATTCAAGCTCAGCTACTACAACTTCGAATAAAGATGGCGTAACTGTTGTAAAAGTAGCGTACGACCAAGCAGGAAAACCGATGACGTTTTTAGATGAAAGCGGCAATGCGACAGGGTATGACGTGGAAGTAATGAAGCTTGTCGACGAAGCATTACCTGAGTATGAGTTCGAATTCGTTGGTACGACGAATGACGATTTATTGATCGGTGTCGAGCAAGGGAAATATCATGCAGGTGTAAAAAATGCATTCTGGACCGAAGAACGTACACAGAAATACATTTTCCCGCAAGAGTTTTTAGGATTAAGTAGTGCAGGATTAGTACTTAAAAAAGAAAACGAGAACATTAAAAATTTAAGTGATTTTGCTTCAGCCGGCTATACGTTAGCACCTATCGCAGCAAACAATGCCCAGTATACAGTTATTGCGGAATACAATGAAGCAAACCCAGACAACCCGGTAAAATTACAAGCGGGTGAAGAGTTCACGGTGGATGTTGTGCAATGGGTAAACGAAGGTCGTGTAGATGGTGGCGTTCAAATTGAAGGAGCATTCACTGGGCAAGTATTAACTGAAGGCGGACCATATTACCATTTAAAAGATGAAGTTGTATATAACGAATTTGCGGTTATTAAAACATGGCCGTTATTCAATAAAAAACAGCAGGACTTTGCAGATGCGTACGATAAGGCAATTGCAGAAATCAAAGAGACAGATGCTTTACGTGAGCTAAGCAAAGAGTTTTATGGCAAAGACTTATTTGAAGTACTAGAATCAGTAAATCGATAA
- a CDS encoding amino acid ABC transporter permease: MEKYFDVSYIWSALPSLLPYLWITLYIAAFSVIGGSIFGLLLAAAKLSSNKILRLLANGYTTVIRCTPSIVLLFLVYYGIPAFAEGVFGIYLQNVPTGVFVVITFSLQFAAMMSEVIRSAYLAIDRGQFEAAVSVGLTPFQAYRRIIFPQAFVVAIPNFGNGLISVLQEGALAYTIGFIDIVGKANLIIANNYGTHTLEIYIALAVIYWVLSISIEKTFALLEKAFSKGKQSIKTT, translated from the coding sequence GTGGAAAAATATTTTGATGTGTCGTACATTTGGTCTGCGTTGCCAAGTTTATTACCATATTTGTGGATTACACTTTATATTGCAGCATTTTCTGTTATTGGCGGGTCTATTTTTGGTCTATTACTAGCTGCGGCAAAATTGAGCTCCAATAAAATACTTAGGCTTTTAGCAAATGGCTATACGACCGTGATCCGTTGTACACCATCAATTGTTTTACTATTTCTAGTGTATTACGGCATTCCCGCCTTTGCAGAAGGGGTATTCGGTATTTACTTGCAAAATGTACCGACAGGCGTTTTTGTCGTTATTACGTTTAGTCTGCAATTTGCGGCAATGATGTCCGAAGTTATTCGATCTGCGTATTTGGCGATCGACCGCGGACAATTTGAAGCGGCCGTCAGTGTGGGGCTAACACCGTTTCAGGCTTATCGTCGTATTATTTTCCCGCAAGCGTTTGTGGTTGCGATTCCAAACTTCGGAAATGGCTTGATTTCGGTTTTACAAGAAGGTGCCCTTGCTTACACGATAGGCTTTATCGATATCGTAGGGAAGGCAAACTTAATTATTGCGAACAATTATGGAACACATACTCTTGAGATTTACATCGCATTAGCGGTCATTTACTGGGTTTTATCGATTTCAATTGAGAAAACCTTTGCCTTGCTAGAAAAAGCTTTCAGCAAAGGAAAACAATCTATTAAAACAACGTAG
- a CDS encoding amino acid ABC transporter permease, producing MGLINWQFLFDTFFVALSGVPVALLVTVVSLFVAVPLGFLLALARVYEIPVVNFFAKIYISFVRGTPIIIQIFVLYATIPLLLSGLFEKYNIDYPIYNVNPLWYAFIIFSFNTAAILIEVFRSAIQTVPKGQLEAAQSVGLTSAQAYRRIIIPQALVSAMPNLCTATINLIKATSLGYAISLQEITLKAKVEANFGYNYLEAYIDIFIVYLIICMTVEYLFKWSEKRLSRYKAVTV from the coding sequence ATGGGATTAATCAACTGGCAATTTTTATTTGATACATTTTTTGTTGCATTAAGTGGTGTTCCAGTAGCGCTTCTCGTTACGGTTGTTTCACTTTTTGTAGCAGTACCATTAGGTTTTTTACTAGCACTTGCACGTGTTTATGAAATACCGGTCGTCAACTTTTTTGCGAAAATTTACATTTCTTTTGTCCGAGGCACACCCATTATTATTCAAATTTTTGTTCTGTATGCAACAATACCCTTACTGTTAAGTGGCCTGTTTGAGAAATACAATATCGACTATCCAATCTATAATGTGAATCCGTTATGGTATGCATTTATTATTTTCTCATTCAATACGGCAGCAATTTTAATTGAAGTGTTTCGATCCGCCATACAAACAGTTCCGAAAGGTCAGCTGGAAGCAGCACAATCGGTTGGACTCACGTCAGCACAGGCATACCGACGTATTATTATTCCACAAGCTTTAGTTTCTGCGATGCCGAACCTATGTACAGCGACGATCAACTTGATTAAAGCTACTTCGCTCGGTTATGCAATATCGTTACAGGAAATCACGCTCAAGGCTAAAGTAGAGGCGAATTTTGGATACAACTATTTAGAGGCATATATTGATATTTTCATTGTCTATTTAATTATCTGTATGACGGTTGAGTATTTATTTAAATGGTCTGAAAAGCGTTTAAGTCGCTATAAAGCGGTGACAGTTTAA
- a CDS encoding amino acid ABC transporter ATP-binding protein produces MLEIKNVHKTFGELKILKGVDLTIDKGDVVVILGPSGSGKTTLLRCINFLERADEGTASFDNISVDLNKASKKDILEIRKKTAFVFQNYNLFNNKTALENVAEGLIIGRGMKKDEAYTISKKALDKVGLTEKYDSYPSQLSGGQQQRVGIARAVALNPDIILFDEPTSALDPELVGEVLGVMKDIAKEGTTMLVVTHEMSFARDVANRVIFMDGGNVIEEGSPHEIFVQPKEDRTKQFLRRVLPDDYTYHI; encoded by the coding sequence ATGCTTGAAATTAAAAATGTGCATAAAACATTTGGGGAACTCAAAATATTAAAAGGCGTCGACTTGACGATTGATAAAGGTGATGTCGTAGTCATTTTAGGTCCAAGTGGTTCAGGAAAAACGACATTGCTGCGCTGCATTAACTTTTTAGAACGTGCAGATGAAGGGACAGCAAGCTTCGACAATATTTCAGTCGATCTAAACAAAGCATCGAAAAAGGATATTTTAGAGATTCGTAAAAAAACAGCATTTGTCTTTCAAAACTATAATCTATTTAATAATAAAACCGCGCTTGAAAATGTAGCTGAAGGACTTATCATCGGTCGTGGTATGAAAAAAGATGAAGCATATACAATTTCCAAAAAGGCCCTTGATAAGGTGGGCTTAACAGAGAAATATGATTCTTATCCAAGCCAATTGTCTGGTGGCCAACAACAGCGTGTTGGGATTGCACGTGCTGTAGCCTTAAATCCGGATATTATTTTATTTGATGAGCCAACTTCAGCACTCGATCCTGAACTCGTAGGGGAAGTATTAGGCGTGATGAAAGACATCGCAAAAGAAGGGACGACAATGTTAGTCGTTACACATGAAATGTCATTCGCGCGTGATGTGGCCAACCGTGTCATTTTCATGGACGGCGGAAATGTTATTGAAGAAGGCTCACCACATGAAATTTTCGTGCAGCCAAAAGAAGACCGAACAAAGCAATTCCTGCGTCGTGTACTTCCAGATGACTATACGTACCATATATAA
- a CDS encoding ABC transporter substrate-binding protein — protein MKKWQLLSSAALLTLTLAACNSEKATDEQSAKDNKEVSDAAQFPVTIKDALDKEITLEKAPERIITLAPSNTEILFGLGLNDEIIAVNDNDTYPEEALSKESVGGMEFNLEQIIGLQPDLVVAHESGMYSFNEQAIAQLESVGIPVFVVKDAKTFEETYETIKQIGQLTNKEQEAEKMIASIKEGIEEIEVKVADLEEKSVFIVVGTDPDLYAAGEETFISEMLDVLNAENAVPELGWPMYSSEQFVNSNPDVILVTYENDMAAIEKNDAYAEMDAVKNGNVKLVDGDTTSRQGPRIVEGIESIGAAIYPEVFNE, from the coding sequence TTGAAAAAATGGCAACTGCTCTCTTCCGCAGCATTACTTACATTAACTCTAGCGGCATGTAATTCGGAAAAAGCAACAGATGAACAATCTGCAAAAGACAATAAAGAAGTATCTGACGCAGCACAATTTCCGGTAACTATAAAAGATGCATTGGACAAAGAAATTACGCTTGAAAAAGCACCGGAACGCATTATTACATTGGCTCCATCCAATACGGAAATTTTATTCGGACTAGGGTTAAACGATGAAATTATCGCTGTGAACGACAATGATACATATCCTGAAGAAGCATTATCTAAAGAATCAGTTGGCGGCATGGAGTTCAATTTAGAACAAATAATCGGTCTGCAACCTGATTTAGTCGTAGCGCATGAATCCGGAATGTACAGCTTCAATGAACAGGCAATTGCGCAGCTTGAATCAGTAGGCATTCCCGTATTCGTTGTAAAGGATGCGAAAACATTTGAAGAAACATACGAAACGATCAAACAAATCGGGCAACTGACAAATAAAGAACAAGAAGCCGAAAAAATGATTGCCTCGATCAAAGAGGGAATTGAAGAAATTGAAGTGAAAGTAGCCGACCTGGAAGAAAAGTCCGTGTTTATTGTTGTTGGAACAGATCCGGACCTTTATGCTGCAGGTGAAGAAACATTCATCAGTGAAATGCTGGACGTTCTAAATGCAGAAAATGCTGTTCCGGAACTAGGGTGGCCGATGTACAGCTCTGAGCAATTTGTAAACAGCAATCCGGATGTCATTTTAGTAACGTATGAAAACGACATGGCGGCAATCGAGAAAAACGATGCCTATGCCGAAATGGATGCAGTGAAAAATGGCAATGTGAAATTAGTCGATGGCGATACGACGAGCCGACAAGGTCCGCGTATTGTTGAAGGTATTGAATCAATAGGTGCGGCGATTTACCCAGAGGTATTTAATGAATAA